CCGAAATAGGGCGCAAAGAACGTCCCCATCGAATTGAATGCCTGCACGAGCGTGAGGCGCGATTCCGAACTCTCGGGCGGGCCGATCACGGCAACATAGGGATTGGCGGCGACCTGCAGCAGCGTGATGCCGCTTGCGATCACGAACAGTGCCACCAGCGTGATCGCATAGGATATCGCCGCAGCAGCGCCGATCATCCCGAACGCTCCGATTGCCATCGCGCCCAGCCCCAGGATCAGCGCATTCTTGTACCCGATCCGCTCGATCAGAAACGCCGACGGCATGCCCATCACGCCGTAGGCGATGAACCAGACCGATTCGATCAGCGTGGTCTGAAAATAACTCAGTTCGAACACGCTGCGCAGGTGCGGCAGCAGCGTGTTGTTGATGACGGTGATAAACCCCCACATGAAGAACAGGCTGGCCAGCAGCGCGAGCGCCTTGCCGTATTTCTGTGGTTCCGGTTGCGCACCTGCTTGCGCGTTGTCCGCTGCGATCGACGGCCCTGCCATGTAATCCTCCCCGAAAAACCGCTGCCATCCGCGGTCAAATTGAACGTTGCCAATTTTCTATATGTCTGACTATATGCCCCGATCACCGTGGTCAACAAACATCAATGCACGGGAAACCGGGGGGAGCAGTTATGACAAAAGGACGCTGGATCGGTTTGATGGCAGGGGCCTCTTCGATTTTCCTCACGAGCGGAGCCGCCGCTGCAACCGTCGAGAAGTCCGTCTTCGGCGAGATGCCGGATGGTGATACGGTCGAAGCGGTCACCCTTACCGGCGATAACGGGGTCAGCGTCGTGCTCATTACGCTGGGCGCGACGATCCAGGCATTCAACGCCCCCGACCGCGACGGGACTGCCGCCGACATCACGATCGGATACGACACGGTCGACGACTACCTCGAACGTCCCAACTACTGGGGCCAGACCATCGGCCGCTACGCCAACCGCTTTGCCGGCGGCCGCTTCACGCTGGACGGTCGGGACTATCAGGTTTCGCAGAACGATGGAGAGAACACGCTCCACGGCGGCGCCACCGGCTTCGACATGCGCAACTGGACGCTCGAATCGGTGAGCGACGGGGATCGGGCGGTCGCCGTCATGACCTTGCGCAGTGCCGACGGCGATCAGGGCTATCCTGGTAATCTGGACGTGAAGGTGGTCTATTCGCTCGACGATGCAGGCGCTCTGACGATCGACTTTTCCGCGACGACCGATGCGCCGACGATCGTCAATCTGACCAACCACGCGCTGTTCAATCTGGGCGGCAATGGCTGGCCCTAC
The Alteriqipengyuania lutimaris genome window above contains:
- a CDS encoding MFS transporter, with the protein product MAGPSIAADNAQAGAQPEPQKYGKALALLASLFFMWGFITVINNTLLPHLRSVFELSYFQTTLIESVWFIAYGVMGMPSAFLIERIGYKNALILGLGAMAIGAFGMIGAAAAISYAITLVALFVIASGITLLQVAANPYVAVIGPPESSESRLTLVQAFNSMGTFFAPYFG
- a CDS encoding aldose epimerase family protein, coding for MTKGRWIGLMAGASSIFLTSGAAAATVEKSVFGEMPDGDTVEAVTLTGDNGVSVVLITLGATIQAFNAPDRDGTAADITIGYDTVDDYLERPNYWGQTIGRYANRFAGGRFTLDGRDYQVSQNDGENTLHGGATGFDMRNWTLESVSDGDRAVAVMTLRSADGDQGYPGNLDVKVVYSLDDAGALTIDFSATTDAPTIVNLTNHALFNLGGNGWPYGTYDQRLTIPASRYTPVDGGLIPTGEQRAVEGTVFDFRSGRMLWDGVRDAQDDQIALGRGWDHNWVLDKGRTARPELAARLEHDLSGRVLEVLSTEPGLQFYSGNFLDGTLVGKDDVLYRMGDGIALEPQLFPDTPNQPEFGSSRLDPGETYRHTMIYRVSIKNN